The DNA region GGAAGATGATGCCCTGCTGCGTGCTTAATGCACCTATAAAAACTCATGGCGGGCCATGTAGCGACTTGTCGAACTAACTATGTGTATTCTTGCCGTTGTTATAAGAAGTGCGATCTCTTTTAGATATCTACAAGAATGTCATGAACAATGAAGCGGTTAGATGAAAGGGTATCGACATAACATCTTATGCACTTGCACTACATGCATAATCCCAAAACGGAATAGTGCCATCGTATGATTTTACGGCTGGCGAGAGATCCCACTCCGCCACGCCGGGCAAAGTTTCCGACACCAAAAAATCAACATTGATCCGATCACGGCTAACCGCACGATCCAATTCCCTCCCAAAACCCTGAGAAATTGAAATCTCGCCAATGCACTATATCTGAGACCTGTATGAGCCCGCTGTCCGCGCGGTTCACAGGTCCCTTTTCACCCAATCATGGTCACCAAACCGACAAGCAGCACCGCCGGCACTCCGGCCGTTCCGTCTCGAAATGCCCTTCGGCTCCTACGGCGATTAGCACTCGCTGGCTCGACGGTGGGGAGCTTCTGCACCGTGGCGGCGATTACATATGATATGCACCGGAGGGTCCGCGTTGCAGAACGGATTGTTGAGAATAAGCGGGCACTGCAGACTTCCGCGCCGAATTACGATGCGACTTCTGCGGCGAGACGACTGGCCAGGATGAtggaggcggcggaggcgggcGAGTTTAATGGATCTGAATCGGTGAGGGAGGATAGTCGGAAATTGCATGATGGTTTTCAGGTTGATTCTCCTGTCAATGCGGGGTCGCATGGCCTGGAGATCGACCCTGCTATTGAAGAGCTTAAGGCTCTGGAAAAGGAGGATACATTACCGGAGGCTACGCAGTTGGATAGACCGGATACTTACTGGCAATACCCGAAGCGATTACGATTCAAATATACGAACAAAACGGGCTTTGGGAGTGTCGTTAAAAAGCCGAACACAGACCGAATAGGCATGAAGGAGCTCACGTCTTCAATTGAGGAGGGAACGCCTGCCGCCCAGCAAATGCAAATCCTATTGGATCACGACCGGCCAATCGAAGCCGCGCAAATATTCCTGGAAGCTCATCCCGCCTCGCTGAAAGGTATATCGAcaggaagaaaggagcttGCGAAACGAGCATTCTACGTCAATTGCAACCAGGAAAACGTGTTCATGGCAAGGAGTATCTTTGAGCGGCTGGAGGAGGTGGATCAGAACTCGGTCACGCCACGGATGTGGAACGAGCTGTTATTTGCGCTGGCGAAAAAGGGGTCCATTGAATCCACTGCATCCCTCTTCTCTCGGTACCGGACTAAGTTCCGCCTTCAGCCTGAGATGGTGGACATTGTCCTCCGGTCCCTGCTTGAGTCCCACAGACTTGCGACTGCGAAATGGCTTATAATGAGAAACTTGCATGTGGATCGTGACTGCGGGTTGTGCGGTGCATACCTGACAGGTCTTTGGAAGAAAACGAGGAGCATTGAGCTCATGAACACACAACTGATGAAACTATTGGCTGCCTTACCAAAAATAGACAAGCCGCCTACTGACAAGCTCTTTAATCCCGTGGTCAAAGCATATATCGAGTTCGGCCGCTTGGGTGATGCCGAAGCTTTAGTACAGAAAATGCTAACCACATGTGATCTGCCACTTAACTGTCGGACTATGGGTTTGCTGGTGCACGGGAGGGCTCTGCGGTGCGATTGGGAAGGTGTTGAATATGGATTGCAAAAAATGCATGATCTTGGATTAACCAGACGACGGTTCGACTTTGTTCGGATTTTCGATCGCATATTTCTGGAGTATTGGGTTTCGCATTCGGGACGGGAGATCCGTGATTATGTCTTCCGTTGCATCGACAAATTTGATATCGTGCCGGATCGAGTCCTATACAAACACATTCTAGAGGCTTTCGTGGAGAAAGGAGATAGGGATATGATTGCCGAAATGATCGACATGGCGCGTGAGCGATCCTGGAAGATCAAGGTcaatgaagaagaattcCTCGAAACGTTACGGGCTCGACGCTTGGCACTTGAGGATAGCCCGGTAGGATTCTGGCAGATGCTCCAAGCAGCGCGGATACGACACGGCCAGGCGGCTGCATCACAACAGATACTTGGATACGACCAGCGATCCTTCCCGTCACCAGAAGTGAACAAGCTGCCCTTCACGCAGCAACCAATGCCTTGGTACGAACGATCACTTAAGGAGGTAACGTCGTCCAGGTCTGTCGATCAGTACCAGAGGCTTCACAAGCAAATGTCGCATTTCATGCATGCAGGCAAGATGGCGGAGGCTCTGAAATGCTTCAACACTGGCAAAAAAGCAGGATTCCACATGAAGCAGATTCACTTGGAACTGGCGGCAATTGCAACCTTACTCGAGCATGGCATCACTGCCACGCGGGCCTTCATCGATGTTGAACGTCAAGGCCTCCCAGAATGGTCCAACCCAAGATTCTTCACTCAAATTATGGAGGTTTCCGGTACAGCAGAGAGCGAACAAGTGAAAATGGCGATTTTCCGATTCTACCAACTCTGTTTGATCAACAAGAAGATGAACCTGAAGCACCATATCACAGTAGCCACCAGCCGGCGACTGATCGTTCTGGGAAAGCCAGACATCGCTCTTGATCTCCTCACAACGGTTTACATGTCACGATACCGAGCTTTCGCAAAATTTGACGGTATATGTCTGAAGATGTTTATGCGTGTTTTTGCCGAACTAGGGAGCCTTGCGGGTATCCGATGGGGTATTTTGAGTGGTCTTGCGCGGCGTGGTCCGGTTACTTGGGACTTGGTTGTTGAGGCTCGTCGGGTATTGGGTGCTTTGCATCGGGAATTCAGCGCTTCTCCGTCGCCAGCGAAAACTGAACAGTTGGAGTATTTGGATCACATTGCCGATCTGCTTGAACAGAAGAGTGAGAAGGATATCAGCAAGTCGGAACCCGAAATAAATCGCGAGGAGTCAGCACCAAGACAAGACAGACTGGACCGGCCTCTTGATGAAGCAAGTCTCTATCGGAAGGAGAATATCCATGATATTCTCGAGGGATGGGATGAGAAGTACGAATTGGAGTCTGTTTTGCTGACCATGGATAAGTCCGGGGGTGAAAAGAGGTCGAATGATCTGGGGCAGAAGATACCTGCTTGTTAATGAGAGAACAATCGTTGTCTCTCTTATTTATGTCATTATTCAACTTGTATATATTCGTGAAATTGTACTTTTAGTGTACTATATAGGTCAGCTGACCAACCTAAAAAGGAAGATCATACAATGTCAGTTCCTGGATGCCAAGACCGCCTCTTCACATGTCACGCCACTTAAAAAAAGTTCCTATGTTACCCCCTTAATCCGACACTCCAGAAGCCATCATCTCAATTCCTTTCTTTTAAAACTATTTTTCACGAGATTATGCTCCAGTATCCGTCATTCGCTCGCCAATCCCGTTGACCGTTAACCAATCCTTCCCCCGACCATCTTCCGCAACATGACCTCCGTGGTCTCGAACGGCCACGCAACTCCTTCGAAGCCTGTCATCAGCCACGCTGAACAACGCAGAGTCATCCATCATGACGCAGACGTCTTAATCGTGGGCGGCGGAATCCTCGGCTGCGCTCTCGCAGTAGCTCTAGGCCGCCAAGGTCGCAGCGTCCTCCTCCTCGAAGCCTCCCTGAAGGAACCAGACCGCATCGTGGGCGAACTCCTCCAACCCGGCGGCGTACACGCACTCGAACAGCTAGGATTACGAGATTGTCTCGATGACATTGACGCGATTCGCGTGGAGGGATACTACTTGACATACTTCGGAAAACCAGTGACCATCCCGTATCCCCGACAATCGCCCTCCGAGCCGGTCCCCGAGGGCCGCTCGTTCCACCATGGCCGATTCGTGATGAAGCTTCGTGAGGCGGCGAGGACGTGTCCGAATGTGACTATTGTTGAGACGAAGGCGACGGAGTTGATTACTTGCTCACATACCAAGCAGGTTCTGGGTGTGGAGTGTGTGAATAGGGATCAGAGGCGGGATTGCTACTTTGCGCATCTCACTGTTGTCGCGGATGGGTATGCATCGAAATTTCGGAAGCAGTACCATGCGCATGCGCCACGGGTGAAGTCACGGTTTTGGGGGTTGGAGTTGATTGACGCGAAATTGCCGATGCCGCATTTCGGACATGTGCTGCTTAGTGATAACCCCCCGATTCTGGTTTATCAGATCGGTTCTAGGGAGACGCGGATTCTTATTGATGTTCCTGAGAACTTGCCGTCTGCGTCGGTGAAGAATGGGGGTGTTAAGAATCATATGCGCAATGTCGTTCTGCCGTCGTTGCCGGAGGGTATTCGGCCGTCATTTCTGGCTGCGCTGGAACATGGTACGCTGCGGTCAATGCCTAATTCTTTCTTGCCAGCGTCGACAAACAAGACGCCTGGTCTGATGATTCTGGGTGATGCGTTGAATATGCGTCATCCTCTGACCGGTGGTGGAATGACGGTTGCTTTCAACGACGTGCTGTTTATTCGCGATCTCCTCAGCCCGGAGAAGGTCCCTAGTCTATCAGACACCAACAAAGTCCTCAAGCAGTTGTCCACCTTTCACTGGCAACGCAAGCAGGCATCATCTGTCATTAATATCCTTGCCCAAGCCCTTTACTCTCTTTTCGCTGCAAATGGTACCCTCCCCTCAAACCCATCCATACTGAAAACATCActaacaaagaaaaaaaagacgaAAAGCTCCGCGCCCTCCAACGCGGTTGCTTCCATTACTTCCAACTCGGCCGCGTCGAAGGCCCTGTCAGCCTCCTAGGCGGTCTCGTCCAGCGCCccctcgtcctcttctggCACTTCTTCTCCGTGGCTTTTCTCTCCTTATGGCTTATTATCCGCGACGCGCCGCTGTGGAAGCTGCCGCTCGCGCTGATTCAGTGTGTGCTGGTGTTTTGGACGGCTTGTGTGGTTATTTTCCCGTATATGCTTATTGAGGCGTTTTATTAGGCAGGACTGGTTGATCTGGGTTTGATGGGGTTAAGTGGTGTATTACTATCACATATCGTGTTTTTCTTGCATGGTTGTTTGTTTAATTACTAGTACCTAATTTTATTATACATGATAGATGTACATAATCAAGTGTCAATCAGTGTCTTTGATGTCAGTGGTCAAACTACCCTCATGCAACTCGCTCATATTATGTCGATTCCTCACTGTCCCAATCAACCACCTCACGAACTTCTCCGTGATATAAAATGGCGGAAAACgcccatcaccaccatctcCACACTTCCCGCTCTCAACTATCTCCTTGAATGTATCCGCAATACTCTCTAGAATGTTTAGATCTTCTTCAAATGTCTCCGCGGAGTTTGCGGCAATCATATACCAGAAGAGAGTGATGATAGAAGTTAGGAGTGATTGAGCGTGGATCCTATTCACAAAGTTAGATTCCAGCGGCTTGAGTAATAAAAGTggggagggaagagagaagacTACCAGAAATTACCTGGCATGATGAAATGCCTCGTCCGCACCATAAACAACAACGTCGATCTAGCCGCTTGATGACACAGGTTCATACTCGATGACAATAACGGCGACTGCACTGCACcactaccactaccaccaTCACCTCCTCTGGTGGCGGTAGTACTGGCAGCACTAGCGTGAATCCTCCCCAAACAAAACCAATACTCCAGATGAATATTATACCCCCTCAGACTCATATCATGCAGCAAAATATCCGGCACATCCCGTCCCATCCCGGATAGAAAACTATCCAGCGGCAGAGTAACCGGGAACGCAGCCTTGAATTCACTGAGTTCCTGATCTAGTTCGCGGATATGTTGCAGTTTTCTCGCCTGTGCTTCTGAGGATTGCGCTGGATGTGTTGGGGCATTCTTTGAGTAGAGAAGTGTGTAGATCTTGGATTTTATTAGCGACAGACGGAGATCAGATGGGAAAAGCAGCTCGTTTGGCGACAGCGGCTTTGAGAGGAAACGGTGCGTTGAAGATTCGGAGACATATGTGTCTGGTAGGGAGAGAGTGCAATCGCCATCGTGGATCAAGGGGGGTTGGAATTGTCGGAGGGAGAGGTCTTTGTCGATGAAGTAGATTAGCCAGAAGAGGGCTCGGGTGTGTTGCTTGTTCGTTTGGTGGTTGGCGCGTAGGTTGTAGAGGACGCGGACGGACATGGAGAGCAGGAGTTCTGCGAGTTGGGCTTGGCCGGTGGGGAAGATGTAGAGGGCCTGTTGTCGTTAGACCATGGTTCTTGATCGTTGTGGAGGAAGTTTACCAGTAGAACTAAGCTCTCCAACGTTCTTAGATTCTCACTGTCCATCATTAACTGCGGTATCAAGCCCAATGCAGTTTGTATATACGCATCAGGTTCTGCATCTGCGAATTCAGGTTCATGCCTGTGAATCCTCCCAAGAAGCGCTGTCAACGCAACCGGACGCGCTATATCCGCTGCCTTCATATTATTCCCAGGTTGACAAATGATACTCGGATCAATGTCCGAGGATAGAGTCTCCGTTTGAACGACAGGAAAAACAGAGTAAAGCCCCGTTCTCGAGAAATATTCAATTGTGCGCTGGACTAGCTCCTGCGGAGGCCATTTTGGGAGAACGGTTCTTGATTGATGCGCTGGATATTGTGCTCTGAATGAGTAAGATACCTGGTCTAGGAATTCGTCAATGTTGAATATATAACCCGCCCGGTGAATAGCAGAAGAGAATGTTGGGTCACAGTATGACAGATGTTTTCGAAAGGCCTCTTTTGCTGCATCGAAGCCGTACGAATCCAGCCCGTCAGTCGAGCCTGGACCTGGCCATGCCGTTGGACTAGGAATTAGCCACGGAGTCTGGCTCTGATAGCGCGCTCGCTCTGCTCTTAATGCTTCTTGTAATTGCTGTACTTTGGCTGTTGTCTCCGCCAGCTCCCTATAGCCATTAGCCCAGCGTTCCTTCCAAGGAAATGATACGGTTCAATTCTCACCTGCGGATATCCTTCCGCTGCCTAACTCGCGGCGTAAAAACACACTCCACCCTCGCAAGCCTACAGGTCTCACATGCTGGTTTTTCACCATCGCAACGGACCTGTCAGCATCAGTACAGCGCACATTTTTTCCTCTCTGTTGGTTGGTTTTGAACGTACCCTTCGGTACCGACATAAATCGCACGCCGTCCGCGCTCTGCCCCGTTGggaaccagcaccagggTCCCCGTCCATGAAATAAATTACTCCCAATTACAGCTGGAATCGAGAGTAGTATGCAACGTTGTGGAGATATCTCAGCCAGGTTTTACTCCGCAATGGGTTAGGGGTTGGTTTCCGGGGGAGCCGTCACGGCCAACTCAATCTAACTTTATCTTGACGGGGTGGTTTGGCTTGGCTCATCCGCGATTCATGTTCAGTGCCATGATGATATTTTTCAATATCTTCAAAGAAATTCGAGTCTGTTCTGGGGTAAAACAAATTACGCAAAAAGCTTTAGGGCACGGAGCTGTTACGTGGATATAGCCACGCGTAACTGTAAACAAACGTGATTGGTCAGTGCCCTTTGGTCACGGGACTTTTTGAGATTTTGATgatgaagcgggtagctcaggttcggggaatcgggagccgataatccgactgcacgaggctatatggcgtacagaagatggagagtatattatatgccgaagggaataatattgaagtctatggtaaccacacgtagaacaagtgcttgagtgcttgactatctaaatacgtgtaaacatcgacctatataaagatcccctggcctcggtaatcgggccgactatttgtccgatagatcctcatcagatGAGATTGAGATCTCAAAAACATTCTTGAAGATGATCTTGAGATGCAACATTTttgagatgagatgagattCAACTTTTTGATATGGTATCTATATCTCATCCCAGCCGGTAATTCCGCCTTTTGATAGGTAAATGGCTTATTCCTTGCAGTAGACAGTTCGGCCACTTGTTCGCCGCCACCGCACATATCATGCGCATGCGCATTAAGGCCATACACGTAGGCGGGTATACATCATGTGAAGGCACAGACGACGCCTGTCGAGCTTTCCGTTGCCGGAACCAGAAGAACAGCGCAATGATCGCCACAGCGATCACACCGGCAGCGACGCCAACCCCAATTCCTACTTTTGCGCCCGAGGAAAGCCCTGCGGAACTGTCTGACCCGGCAGAATCTTGCGATGGAGAAATGTCCTGGGTTGCTGTAGCAGAGGCTGTGGCGGGTACGCTATTGAAATCAGTCAACTGCCACCGGATTTCGATACCAAAGGCATTGAAGTAGCCGGGAGAGCTCATTTCACCCGGGGTGCTTGTTTTGGAGCCATCTGTACCAGACCAGGTGTATGTATATTTGGTGGTAACATTTGGAGCAGGCCCCCAAACGCACACTTCTGTCCCCAGCCCACTTTGGGATCCGGTCGTCAACGGAATCGGGATACTTGTTGTGGTAGACATAGATTCCCGTGCTTGGTATAATACAGGGACCGGACGAGTTCtgggagaagaaagaaggcaAAACAACCTGCATTGCCAGTATTCTTTGGATCAGGATCACAGTGCACAACATTCCTTTGAGCCCCTAAATGCCCGTGCAAGTAGCTTATTATAAGGTTTTACGATATCCGAGTGCTAATTAGATCATATTAAGCATGTCTATTATGTCGAGAGATATTTTAGGGTACATAAATTCAAGTATAagttgtgacggttagcggggcgccagaaacggcTCTCATTGAACCACGCTTCTGCCGAGCCCTACCGCCTGCTGTCGACGGGAATACCATTGCCCTTTGCGGTATGGCGTCTACTGTATCAGGGATAGCGCCGCCTCAACACATCCATTGCATCTATAAAAGCCCGGCATCTCCCCCTCAAAGGACCAcgcactttctcttctctttttccctctcctGTCTGCCTCGCCCGGTGCACTGCCCTCTTACCAAGATGCCGCGTTACCCGACGATTACCCTTTTCCAGTATGGCGCCGGAGTGGCCGACGGTCATCTGAATGATTGAGACATTGAGACCTTGTTACTGTCGCTTCATTGGAAATCGACCTATCCACATCACCCCCCTGATGCTGTACTACTGCTTATGATTGCAGTAATGGGCCCTTTCATGCTTGGTCCGCCAACTGATCAGCGACTTTTGAGTTTTTGGCTGTTGCTTCCGGCCATGCATCCTATTTGGGCTTTCCCTTGAGGACACCTGGATGCTCAGCTGCCTTGCTAAAGTCTTTTATCTCAAAACCTCATG from Aspergillus chevalieri M1 DNA, chromosome 2, nearly complete sequence includes:
- a CDS encoding uncharacterized protein (COG:K;~EggNog:ENOG410Q2P7;~InterPro:IPR036864,IPR007219,IPR001138;~PFAM:PF00172,PF04082;~TransMembrane:1 (o524-543i);~go_function: GO:0000981 - DNA-binding transcription factor activity, RNA polymerase II-specific [Evidence IEA];~go_function: GO:0003677 - DNA binding [Evidence IEA];~go_function: GO:0008270 - zinc ion binding [Evidence IEA];~go_process: GO:0006351 - transcription, DNA-templated [Evidence IEA];~go_process: GO:0006355 - regulation of transcription, DNA-templated [Evidence IEA]) — its product is MDGDPGAGSQRGRARTACDLCRYRRVRCDGEKPACETCRLARVECVFTPRVRQRKDIRRELAETTAKVQQLQEALRAERARYQSQTPWLIPSPTAWPGPGSTDGLDSYGFDAAKEAFRKHLSYCDPTFSSAIHRAGYIFNIDEFLDQVSYSFRAQYPAHQSRTVLPKWPPQELVQRTIEYFSRTGLYSVFPVVQTETLSSDIDPSIICQPGNNMKAADIARPVALTALLGRIHRHEPEFADAEPDAYIQTALGLIPQLMMDSENLRTLESLVLLALYIFPTGQAQLAELLLSMSVRVLYNLRANHQTNKQHTRALFWLIYFIDKDLSLRQFQPPLIHDGDCTLSLPDTYVSESSTHRFLSKPLSPNELLFPSDLRLSLIKSKIYTLLYSKNAPTHPAQSSEAQARKLQHIRELDQELSEFKAAFPVTLPLDSFLSGMGRDVPDILLHDMSLRGYNIHLEYWFCLGRIHASAASTTATRGGDGGSGSGAVQSPLLSSSMNLCHQAARSTLLFMVRTRHFIMPGNFWIHAQSLLTSIITLFWYMIAANSAETFEEDLNILESIADTFKEIVESGKCGDGGDGRFPPFYITEKFVRWLIGTVRNRHNMSELHEGSLTTDIKDTD
- the erg1 gene encoding squalene monooxygenase erg1 (BUSCO:EOG09261M4S;~COG:I;~EggNog:ENOG410PHHY;~InterPro:IPR013698,IPR040125,IPR036188;~PFAM:PF08491,PF01494;~TransMembrane:3 (o32-49i428-446o452-478i);~go_component: GO:0016021 - integral component of membrane [Evidence IEA];~go_function: GO:0004506 - squalene monooxygenase activity [Evidence IEA];~go_function: GO:0050660 - flavin adenine dinucleotide binding [Evidence IEA];~go_process: GO:0016126 - sterol biosynthetic process [Evidence IEA];~go_process: GO:0055114 - oxidation-reduction process [Evidence IEA]), encoding MTSVVSNGHATPSKPVISHAEQRRVIHHDADVLIVGGGILGCALAVALGRQGRSVLLLEASLKEPDRIVGELLQPGGVHALEQLGLRDCLDDIDAIRVEGYYLTYFGKPVTIPYPRQSPSEPVPEGRSFHHGRFVMKLREAARTCPNVTIVETKATELITCSHTKQVLGVECVNRDQRRDCYFAHLTVVADGYASKFRKQYHAHAPRVKSRFWGLELIDAKLPMPHFGHVLLSDNPPILVYQIGSRETRILIDVPENLPSASVKNGGVKNHMRNVVLPSLPEGIRPSFLAALEHGTLRSMPNSFLPASTNKTPGLMILGDALNMRHPLTGGGMTVAFNDVLFIRDLLSPEKVPSLSDTNKVLKQLSTFHWQRKQASSVINILAQALYSLFAANDEKLRALQRGCFHYFQLGRVEGPVSLLGGLVQRPLVLFWHFFSVAFLSLWLIIRDAPLWKLPLALIQCVLVFWTACVVIFPYMLIEAFY
- a CDS encoding pentatricopeptide repeat protein (COG:S;~EggNog:ENOG410PVNR;~TransMembrane:1 (i27-45o)), with product MVTKPTSSTAGTPAVPSRNALRLLRRLALAGSTVGSFCTVAAITYDMHRRVRVAERIVENKRALQTSAPNYDATSAARRLARMMEAAEAGEFNGSESVREDSRKLHDGFQVDSPVNAGSHGLEIDPAIEELKALEKEDTLPEATQLDRPDTYWQYPKRLRFKYTNKTGFGSVVKKPNTDRIGMKELTSSIEEGTPAAQQMQILLDHDRPIEAAQIFLEAHPASLKGISTGRKELAKRAFYVNCNQENVFMARSIFERLEEVDQNSVTPRMWNELLFALAKKGSIESTASLFSRYRTKFRLQPEMVDIVLRSLLESHRLATAKWLIMRNLHVDRDCGLCGAYLTGLWKKTRSIELMNTQLMKLLAALPKIDKPPTDKLFNPVVKAYIEFGRLGDAEALVQKMLTTCDLPLNCRTMGLLVHGRALRCDWEGVEYGLQKMHDLGLTRRRFDFVRIFDRIFLEYWVSHSGREIRDYVFRCIDKFDIVPDRVLYKHILEAFVEKGDRDMIAEMIDMARERSWKIKVNEEEFLETLRARRLALEDSPVGFWQMLQAARIRHGQAAASQQILGYDQRSFPSPEVNKLPFTQQPMPWYERSLKEVTSSRSVDQYQRLHKQMSHFMHAGKMAEALKCFNTGKKAGFHMKQIHLELAAIATLLEHGITATRAFIDVERQGLPEWSNPRFFTQIMEVSGTAESEQVKMAIFRFYQLCLINKKMNLKHHITVATSRRLIVLGKPDIALDLLTTVYMSRYRAFAKFDGICLKMFMRVFAELGSLAGIRWGILSGLARRGPVTWDLVVEARRVLGALHREFSASPSPAKTEQLEYLDHIADLLEQKSEKDISKSEPEINREESAPRQDRLDRPLDEASLYRKENIHDILEGWDEKYELESVLLTMDKSGGEKRSNDLGQKIPAC